The Bos indicus x Bos taurus breed Angus x Brahman F1 hybrid chromosome 15, Bos_hybrid_MaternalHap_v2.0, whole genome shotgun sequence genome includes a window with the following:
- the LOC113904813 gene encoding olfactory receptor 52N4-like: MIILNQTDLTPASFILTGIPGLEDRHFWISLPFCTMYVVAVVGNCGLLYLIRYEDSLHRSMYYFLAMLSLTDLVMCTTTIPKALCIFWFHLKEISFDECLVQMFFIYAFTGMESGVLMLMALDRYVAICYPLRYSTILTNPIIAKAGLITFLRGVLLVIPLTFIIKRLPYCRGNIIHHTYCDHMAVAKLSCGNIKINVIYGLMVALLIGGFDILCISVSYTMILWAVVSLSSAEARWKAFSTCTAHICAIVFSYSPAFFCFFSHRFGGHRIPPSCHIIVANIYLLLPPTMNPIVYGVKTKQIRDCVIRILLGSKDTKSHSI; this comes from the coding sequence ATGATAATTCTGAACCAAACAGACTTGACACCAGCTTCATTCATTCTTACTGGAATCCCAGGACTGGAGGACAGGCATTTCTGGATTTCTTTGCCATTCTGCACAATGTATGTTGTGGCTGTGGTTGGTAATTGTGGACTCCTCTACCTCATTCGATATGAGGATTCCTTGCACAGGTCCATGTAttactttttggccatgctttCTCTAACTGACCTTGTCATGTGCACTACTACAATTCCTAAAGCCCTCTGCATCTTCTGGTTCcacctgaaggaaatcagctttGATGAATGCCTGGTCCAGATGTTCTTCATCTATGCCTTCACAGGGATGGAGTCTGGGGTGCTTATGCTTATGGCCTtagaccgctatgtggccatctgctaCCCTCTGCGTTACTCAACTATCCTCACCAATCCCATTATTGCAAAAGCAGGGCTCATCACTTTCCTGAGAGGTGTGTTGCTTGTCATTCCCTTGACTTTCATCATCAAAAGACTACCCTATTGCAGAGGCAATATAATACACCATACCTACTGTGACCACATGGCTGTAGCCAAGTTATCTTGTGGAAATATCAAGATCAATGTCATCTATGGTCTGATGGTTGCCCTCCTGATTGGGGGTTTTGACATCTTGTGCATCTCAGTCTCCTACACAATGATCCTCTGGGCAGTGGTCAGCCTCTCCTCAGCAGAAGCTCGGTGGAAGGCCTTCAGTACCTGCACTGCCCACATCTGTGCTATAGTTTTCTCCTACAGCCCAgccttcttttgtttcttttctcaccGCTTTGGGGGTCACAGGATTCCTCCATCATGCCACATCATTGTGGCCAATATTTATTTGCTCTTGCCTCCCACTATGAATCCTATCGTCTATGGAGTGAAAACCAAGCAGATACGAGACTGTGTCATAAGGATCCTTTTAGGTTCTAAGGATACTAAATCCCACAGCATATGA